Proteins found in one Fulvitalea axinellae genomic segment:
- the rfbA gene encoding glucose-1-phosphate thymidylyltransferase RfbA, whose amino-acid sequence MKGIILAGGSGTRLHPLTLAVSKQLMPVYDKPMIYYPLSCLMMAGVKEVLIISTPRDLPLFRQLLGDGENLGCKFEYAVQEKPEGLAQAFLIGEEFIGDDKVALVLGDNIFYGAGLSKTLKESSDPDGGIVFAYHVQDPERYGVVEFDSEMRAVSLEEKPEKPKSNYAVPGIYFYDNEVVSIAKAIKPSERGELEITDVNKVYLEKGKLSVGMMNRGTAWLDTGTFNSLAQAGQFVQVIEERQGLKIGCIEEVAYRMGFISAEELAEIARPLLKSGYGKYLMGILPATVETKG is encoded by the coding sequence ATGAAAGGAATTATTCTGGCCGGCGGATCCGGCACAAGACTTCATCCGCTGACTCTGGCGGTGAGTAAACAGCTTATGCCGGTGTACGACAAACCGATGATATATTATCCTTTGTCCTGCCTAATGATGGCTGGTGTCAAAGAGGTTTTGATCATCTCCACACCTAGGGATTTGCCCTTGTTTCGCCAACTTTTGGGCGACGGAGAGAACTTGGGGTGTAAGTTTGAGTACGCTGTTCAGGAAAAGCCCGAAGGATTGGCGCAGGCCTTTTTGATCGGTGAGGAGTTTATCGGTGACGATAAGGTCGCCCTTGTTTTGGGAGACAATATTTTCTACGGCGCCGGGCTTTCCAAGACGTTGAAAGAGTCTAGTGACCCGGACGGTGGAATTGTGTTTGCCTATCATGTTCAGGATCCGGAGCGATATGGCGTAGTCGAGTTTGACTCTGAGATGAGAGCGGTTTCTTTGGAGGAAAAACCTGAGAAGCCAAAATCCAATTACGCTGTTCCCGGAATATACTTTTATGATAATGAGGTGGTGTCGATAGCCAAAGCCATAAAGCCAAGCGAGCGTGGCGAGTTGGAAATTACCGACGTTAATAAAGTGTACCTTGAGAAAGGTAAATTGAGCGTAGGTATGATGAACCGCGGTACGGCTTGGTTGGATACCGGAACGTTTAACTCGTTGGCGCAAGCCGGCCAGTTTGTGCAAGTAATCGAGGAGCGTCAGGGACTTAAAATTGGTTGTATAGAGGAAGTTGCTTACCGTATGGGCTTTATTTCCGCTGAAGAACTGGCGGAAATAGCCAGGCCGTTGCTCAAAAGCGGTTACGGTAAATACCTGATGGGGATTCTGCCCGCTAC
- a CDS encoding UpxY family transcription antiterminator produces the protein MSFRKAWYVLYTKSRSEKKVAERLAREGFDVFFPTKKELRQWSDRKKMVEVPLFNSYVFIHLNDDREYLAALQDKGVSWFVYHENRPAILPDSQMEFIRRMAGDEKVIEVLDASDIKPGERVMIEFGPFADCEGEVMDHQGARRVMVRLETLGQAVVVDIPVENLKVVSETASVD, from the coding sequence ATGAGTTTTAGAAAAGCTTGGTACGTACTGTATACAAAGTCCCGTTCCGAAAAAAAAGTAGCCGAGAGATTGGCCCGGGAAGGGTTTGACGTATTCTTCCCTACAAAAAAAGAATTACGGCAGTGGAGCGACAGAAAGAAAATGGTGGAAGTGCCACTGTTTAATTCGTATGTCTTTATCCACCTGAATGACGATAGGGAATACCTGGCTGCTCTTCAGGATAAAGGGGTTTCATGGTTTGTTTACCATGAGAATCGTCCCGCCATATTGCCGGATTCGCAGATGGAGTTTATCCGACGGATGGCCGGCGACGAGAAAGTGATAGAAGTGCTCGATGCCTCGGATATAAAACCGGGCGAAAGGGTGATGATAGAGTTCGGCCCTTTTGCGGATTGTGAAGGGGAAGTGATGGACCACCAAGGCGCGCGCCGTGTAATGGTACGCTTAGAGACCTTGGGGCAGGCAGTGGTGGTTGATATCCCGGTGGAGAACCTTAAGGTGGTTTCCGAGACGGCTTCCGTAGACTAA
- a CDS encoding MBG domain-containing protein has protein sequence MMRQLLLIFLVGLFSITAKAQSYEFSEERLKTEWTGIKTYRYKDKGGVAVGSSSQAGELVSPDLELADQFVLSFEALGWNEEEVELIAEYGSQQQKVVLERVWSKEASPHRVSLVFDREEDVRNVKFKSAEAGKRFIVYYVSIKEGSTVLPVVSLSADTLIAGESGNSEIRLKIELSEVLDYEVSTELVWEAPSWAEASDFELSRTEVSFAPGRTEAEVLLKVVDDNERERKREILSLGLNVDGQQLEKGSRSKVTLVLLDDDYGKSPKGAESIFISKMLEGSGYDKFLELFNGTGGGVNLDGLYIFWSDGDKPIDFESDKRKVALSGELAHGETLLLVNKDSRTSPSLKFLADTLVGFSFNGDDRIGLFRKDGESFLPVDLLGKEGMGNVLKDKTLVRQKTVLNGVKLWALPDESEWEVLGKNDWSVPGLHEFEGVGPAFKLEEGYPKLKTVAWEKVEIYLKGNAKTELRYVLVKGGGEIPSLGGILAEGKECEVTISESVLTLEELEADENYTLCLVWSGAETVIEFPFRTASESFALSKTDIDFGEVLVGNVSVLESYEVRYSIGSGEVKIVAPEGFGLSLSPEGPFSNSLNIPVSGESSIRIFIRFEASVYNENQVESFVSHKLNGREMEIRVMAQTKKRVQKIVLPYLKELRYGMPPQAFAVSATSGLPVKISISDEGVCGVEDGYLNIKNAGNVTVTLSQEGDGVYEAVSVDMELDIQRADLVVGVVDAEIEFGEEYVPELTFSGFVNGDTEDSLFGEPVFEINEGEVTVSGYSSVNYNILYEYGRLTILPGEQTLAVNQPSDKVYGDAYFVLDASSSSGMLPEFESLTPGIVTVNNEGGVLIVGAGEAKLRTSQSGSGRYKPAEPVEVSFLVKKAPLEVKALDATIRYGEDELDFEVEYSGFVYADGPEDLKGELVFDLVGDRVMPQGLTSSNYEITFVGGLVTVLPPFSDAKEILSLSWRGEPVDFNPSESVFVLEITEGVFNIDELDVEVSDKASFEVLGYPENGVLKIKVVAENGDEKVWEVRVVERQVLQLENSDEERLRILGAKMFVNFGLGSELRVLSLNGRVCRVFNGVGRRELSCEGLASGVYVVTLIFDGSVLVRRFRVE, from the coding sequence ATGATGAGACAGTTACTCTTGATTTTTCTTGTTGGCCTTTTTTCTATAACTGCGAAGGCTCAATCCTATGAATTTTCCGAAGAACGTTTGAAAACCGAGTGGACGGGCATAAAAACGTACCGCTACAAAGACAAAGGAGGCGTGGCGGTAGGCTCTTCGAGTCAGGCGGGCGAGTTGGTATCGCCGGATTTGGAATTGGCCGATCAATTTGTGTTGTCATTTGAAGCTTTGGGTTGGAATGAGGAGGAGGTTGAGTTGATTGCCGAGTATGGAAGTCAACAGCAAAAAGTGGTTTTGGAACGAGTTTGGTCCAAAGAAGCTTCGCCACATAGGGTTTCGTTGGTGTTTGACCGTGAGGAAGACGTGCGGAATGTCAAGTTTAAAAGTGCGGAAGCCGGAAAACGTTTTATAGTTTATTATGTGTCAATTAAAGAAGGTTCGACTGTCTTGCCTGTCGTGAGTCTGTCGGCAGATACTTTAATAGCGGGCGAGTCTGGCAATTCCGAAATCAGGCTAAAAATAGAACTCTCAGAAGTATTGGATTATGAGGTTTCGACCGAGTTAGTCTGGGAAGCGCCTTCGTGGGCCGAAGCCTCGGATTTTGAATTGTCTCGAACTGAGGTGAGTTTTGCTCCGGGGCGAACGGAGGCTGAAGTGCTTTTGAAAGTCGTAGATGATAATGAGCGGGAAAGGAAAAGGGAAATTTTATCCTTAGGCCTAAACGTCGATGGACAACAATTGGAAAAGGGGTCAAGGAGTAAAGTGACGTTGGTGTTGTTGGATGACGATTACGGGAAATCACCGAAAGGAGCCGAATCCATTTTTATTTCGAAAATGTTGGAAGGCAGTGGCTACGATAAGTTTCTTGAACTTTTTAACGGAACAGGAGGGGGTGTGAATCTTGATGGTTTATACATCTTCTGGTCGGATGGGGATAAACCGATTGATTTTGAATCGGACAAAAGGAAAGTGGCGCTTTCGGGTGAACTGGCTCATGGCGAGACTCTCTTGTTGGTGAATAAGGATAGCAGAACTTCTCCATCGCTGAAATTTTTGGCGGATACGTTAGTGGGCTTCAGCTTCAATGGGGATGATCGGATAGGGTTGTTCCGTAAAGACGGCGAGAGTTTTCTGCCAGTAGATTTGTTGGGAAAAGAAGGGATGGGCAATGTGTTGAAAGATAAAACATTGGTTCGTCAAAAAACTGTTTTGAACGGAGTGAAACTCTGGGCGTTGCCTGACGAATCGGAATGGGAAGTTTTGGGTAAGAATGATTGGAGTGTGCCCGGTTTGCATGAATTTGAAGGCGTGGGCCCTGCCTTTAAGTTAGAGGAAGGTTACCCGAAACTAAAAACGGTGGCTTGGGAAAAAGTTGAGATTTACTTGAAAGGTAATGCAAAAACTGAGCTTCGATATGTATTGGTGAAGGGAGGTGGTGAAATTCCAAGCTTGGGGGGAATTTTGGCGGAGGGTAAAGAATGTGAAGTGACTATATCCGAGTCCGTACTAACTCTAGAGGAGTTGGAGGCAGATGAGAACTATACTTTGTGTTTGGTTTGGTCTGGTGCTGAAACTGTCATCGAGTTTCCGTTCAGAACGGCAAGCGAGTCTTTTGCGCTGTCAAAGACCGATATTGATTTTGGAGAAGTCTTGGTCGGGAACGTGTCGGTTCTGGAGTCTTATGAGGTGCGATATTCAATAGGGTCGGGCGAAGTGAAGATTGTTGCGCCGGAGGGTTTTGGTTTGTCATTGTCACCTGAAGGGCCATTTTCGAATTCGTTAAATATCCCTGTGTCAGGTGAGTCCTCAATTCGGATTTTTATTCGATTTGAAGCTTCTGTATATAATGAAAATCAGGTGGAGAGTTTTGTTTCTCATAAGCTTAATGGGCGTGAGATGGAAATAAGGGTGATGGCTCAGACAAAGAAGAGAGTTCAGAAAATAGTTTTACCTTATTTGAAGGAATTGCGTTACGGAATGCCTCCGCAGGCTTTTGCTGTCAGCGCAACTTCGGGACTTCCTGTCAAAATATCGATAAGTGATGAGGGGGTTTGTGGTGTGGAAGATGGCTATTTGAATATCAAAAATGCTGGAAATGTGACAGTAACCTTGAGTCAGGAAGGTGATGGTGTATATGAGGCGGTTTCCGTGGATATGGAGTTGGATATTCAAAGGGCGGATTTGGTTGTCGGAGTGGTTGATGCGGAGATTGAATTTGGGGAAGAGTATGTGCCGGAGTTGACGTTTTCGGGTTTTGTGAACGGAGATACTGAAGATTCGCTTTTTGGAGAGCCTGTGTTTGAAATAAATGAGGGGGAGGTTACGGTGTCCGGTTATTCTTCAGTGAATTATAATATTTTATACGAGTATGGGAGGTTAACTATACTGCCAGGAGAGCAAACGCTTGCGGTAAATCAGCCCTCAGATAAAGTGTATGGAGACGCATATTTTGTGCTGGACGCATCATCCAGTTCGGGTATGTTGCCTGAGTTTGAGAGTTTAACTCCGGGAATCGTGACTGTAAATAATGAAGGTGGGGTTCTGATAGTAGGGGCTGGAGAAGCAAAATTAAGAACTTCTCAGTCGGGGTCTGGGCGATATAAACCTGCCGAGCCTGTTGAAGTCTCTTTTCTGGTAAAGAAAGCACCTCTTGAAGTCAAAGCTCTGGATGCGACGATCCGGTACGGTGAAGACGAATTGGATTTTGAGGTTGAATATTCAGGGTTTGTTTATGCTGACGGTCCGGAAGATTTGAAAGGTGAATTGGTGTTTGATCTTGTGGGTGATAGGGTAATGCCTCAAGGCTTGACCTCATCTAATTACGAAATTACTTTTGTTGGGGGACTTGTGACGGTTTTGCCTCCGTTTTCGGATGCGAAGGAAATACTTTCGTTGAGTTGGAGAGGTGAGCCGGTCGATTTCAATCCAAGCGAGAGCGTCTTTGTTCTGGAAATAACGGAAGGGGTTTTCAACATTGATGAATTGGATGTTGAGGTTTCGGATAAGGCAAGCTTTGAAGTTTTGGGTTATCCTGAAAATGGTGTTTTGAAGATTAAAGTCGTGGCCGAGAATGGAGATGAAAAAGTGTGGGAGGTTAGGGTAGTGGAGAGGCAAGTTTTGCAATTGGAAAATTCAGACGAAGAGAGGCTTCGGATTTTGGGCGCAAAAATGTTTGTCAATTTTGGTTTAGGCTCCGAACTAAGGGTTTTGAGTCTGAATGGTAGGGTTTGTAGGGTTTTTAATGGAGTTGGACGACGGGAATTATCATGTGAGGGGTTGGCTTCGGGTGTTTATGTGGTGACGCTAATCTTTGACGGTAGTGTTTTAGTGAGGCGATTCAGAGTGGAATAA
- the rplT gene encoding 50S ribosomal protein L20 yields the protein MPRSVNAVASRARRKRVLKLAKGYFGRRKNVWTVAKNAVEKGLGYAYRDRKQKKREFRKLWIQRINAGVRQHGMSYSAFIGAASKAGIELNRKVLADLAMNHPEAFKAVVEKVKNA from the coding sequence ATGCCTAGATCAGTAAACGCAGTAGCCTCAAGGGCTAGAAGAAAAAGAGTTCTCAAGTTGGCTAAAGGTTACTTTGGCCGCAGAAAAAATGTTTGGACAGTAGCGAAAAACGCAGTTGAGAAAGGTCTCGGCTACGCTTACCGCGACAGAAAGCAGAAGAAAAGAGAATTCCGTAAGTTGTGGATCCAGCGTATCAACGCCGGTGTTCGTCAGCATGGTATGTCTTACTCGGCATTCATCGGCGCCGCTAGCAAAGCTGGTATCGAATTGAACCGTAAAGTTCTCGCTGACTTGGCTATGAACCACCCTGAGGCGTTCAAAGCCGTAGTTGAGAAAGTGAAAAACGCTTAA
- the rpmI gene encoding 50S ribosomal protein L35 — protein sequence MPKVKTKSGAKKRFKLTGSGKIKRKHAFKSHILTKKETKQKRNLTQAGLVDKADETNVKLMLRLK from the coding sequence ATGCCGAAGGTAAAAACCAAATCGGGAGCCAAAAAGAGGTTCAAGTTGACCGGCTCGGGCAAAATCAAAAGAAAGCACGCTTTCAAAAGCCACATCTTGACCAAAAAGGAAACGAAGCAGAAGCGTAACCTTACTCAAGCCGGACTTGTTGACAAGGCCGACGAGACTAACGTTAAGTTGATGCTCCGTTTGAAGTAA
- the infC gene encoding translation initiation factor IF-3 has translation MEEPYRVNGRITAREVRVVGEGIEQGVYPLREALRLADDQGLDLVEISAKAVPPVCRIVEYSKFKYEQKKKQKEIKAKAQKTVLKEIRFGPNTDDHDFNFKLKHAKNFLEDGCKVKAYVHFVGRTIVFKERGEILLLKFAQALEDHAKVDQLPKLEGKRMIIMLSPKKAAK, from the coding sequence GTGGAAGAACCTTACCGCGTGAACGGGCGAATCACCGCCAGGGAGGTTCGTGTTGTCGGGGAAGGTATTGAGCAAGGTGTGTACCCGTTGAGGGAGGCGCTCCGCTTGGCCGATGATCAAGGTCTAGATTTGGTGGAGATTTCCGCTAAGGCCGTCCCGCCTGTTTGCCGTATTGTCGAGTATTCGAAATTTAAGTACGAGCAAAAGAAAAAGCAGAAAGAGATTAAGGCCAAAGCCCAGAAAACAGTCTTGAAAGAGATTCGTTTTGGACCTAACACCGACGACCATGATTTCAACTTCAAGTTGAAGCATGCGAAAAATTTCTTGGAAGACGGATGTAAAGTTAAAGCTTACGTACACTTTGTGGGCCGTACTATCGTTTTCAAGGAACGTGGGGAAATCCTCTTGTTGAAATTTGCGCAGGCGCTTGAGGATCACGCCAAAGTTGACCAGTTGCCAAAGCTGGAAGGCAAGCGTATGATCATCATGCTTTCGCCTAAAAAAGCGGCGAAATAA
- the thrS gene encoding threonine--tRNA ligase produces the protein MIEENIKVTLPDGSVREYPKGTSAAQIALSISEGLARNVLAAKVDGEVWDSARPIDKDVSVQLLTWNDPEGKNAFWHSSAHLMAEALEALYPGVKLGIGPAIDTGFYYDVDFGDHDFSADDLEKVEKKMAELARQKNVYTRSDISKSEAEKYFTEKGDEYKLELIEGLEDGSITFYTQGQFVDLCRGPHIPHTGFIKAIKLLNVAGAYWRGDESRKQLTRIYGVSFPKAKELKEYLHQLEEAKKRDHRKLGKELELFTFSEKVGMGLPLWLPKGTLLRDRLTDFLKRAQQKAGYQSVVTPHIGNKELYVTSGHYEKYGEDSFQPIKTPSEGEEFLLKPMNCPHHCEIYRARPRSYKELPLRLAEFGTVYRYEQSGELHGLTRVRGFTQDDAHIFCRPDQVKAEFIKVIDLVLYVFKALGFEDYTAQISLRDPEKAEKYIGEDEQWQLAEAAIVEAAAEKGLNTVTELGEAAFYGPKLDFMVKDALGRSWQLGTIQVDYQLPQRFALEYIGADNQKHRPVMIHRAPFGSLERFTAVLIEHCAGKFPLWLAPEQIAVLPISEKFAEYAEKVYAEFEDNDVTGYVDHRDEKIGRKIRDAEVKRIPYMLIAGEKEAEAGKVSIRKQGEGDLGTFTVEEAVEFFRKEKRKSLGH, from the coding sequence ATGATTGAAGAGAACATCAAAGTGACGTTGCCCGACGGTAGCGTCCGGGAGTACCCCAAGGGGACAAGCGCGGCCCAAATCGCTTTAAGTATTAGCGAGGGATTGGCCAGAAACGTGTTGGCGGCCAAAGTTGACGGAGAAGTTTGGGACAGTGCCAGACCTATCGACAAAGACGTAAGCGTACAGTTGCTGACATGGAATGATCCTGAGGGAAAAAATGCCTTTTGGCACTCTTCGGCCCACCTTATGGCCGAAGCGCTCGAAGCCCTTTATCCTGGCGTAAAGCTCGGTATCGGACCCGCTATCGACACGGGATTCTACTATGACGTAGATTTCGGCGATCATGATTTCAGCGCCGACGACTTGGAGAAAGTCGAAAAGAAAATGGCTGAATTGGCCAGGCAGAAAAACGTCTACACCCGTTCGGATATCAGCAAATCCGAAGCCGAGAAGTATTTCACGGAAAAAGGCGACGAGTACAAGCTTGAGCTGATCGAAGGCTTGGAAGACGGAAGCATTACGTTCTACACCCAAGGCCAATTCGTTGACTTGTGCCGTGGACCGCACATTCCGCACACCGGTTTTATCAAAGCCATCAAGTTGCTTAACGTTGCCGGCGCATACTGGCGCGGAGATGAAAGCCGTAAGCAACTTACGCGTATCTACGGTGTGTCTTTCCCTAAAGCCAAAGAGCTGAAGGAATATCTCCACCAGTTGGAAGAGGCCAAGAAGCGCGATCACCGTAAGCTGGGCAAAGAGCTTGAGCTTTTCACATTCTCTGAAAAAGTGGGAATGGGATTGCCGTTGTGGTTGCCGAAAGGAACATTGTTGCGCGACCGCTTGACGGATTTCCTAAAGCGCGCCCAGCAAAAAGCCGGTTACCAGTCGGTAGTGACACCGCATATCGGAAACAAAGAGCTTTACGTGACTTCGGGTCACTATGAGAAATACGGCGAGGACTCGTTCCAGCCGATCAAAACCCCTAGCGAAGGCGAGGAGTTTTTGCTCAAGCCGATGAACTGCCCGCATCACTGCGAGATCTACCGTGCCCGTCCGCGTTCGTACAAGGAGCTTCCTTTGCGCCTTGCGGAATTCGGAACGGTATATCGTTACGAGCAGAGCGGTGAGCTTCACGGATTGACAAGGGTTCGTGGCTTTACTCAGGACGACGCCCATATTTTCTGCCGTCCGGACCAAGTAAAGGCCGAATTTATCAAAGTTATCGACTTGGTGTTGTACGTGTTCAAGGCCTTGGGCTTTGAGGACTACACCGCTCAGATTTCGCTTCGCGATCCTGAAAAAGCCGAAAAATACATCGGTGAGGACGAGCAATGGCAATTGGCCGAGGCCGCTATTGTGGAAGCGGCTGCAGAGAAAGGCCTGAACACAGTAACCGAACTTGGCGAAGCCGCTTTCTACGGACCGAAGCTTGACTTTATGGTAAAAGATGCTCTGGGCCGTAGCTGGCAGTTGGGTACAATCCAGGTGGATTACCAGTTGCCGCAGCGTTTCGCTCTCGAATATATCGGAGCCGACAACCAGAAGCATCGTCCGGTGATGATTCACCGTGCGCCGTTTGGCTCGTTGGAGCGTTTTACGGCCGTTTTGATCGAGCACTGCGCAGGCAAGTTCCCATTGTGGTTGGCTCCGGAGCAGATCGCCGTATTGCCGATTTCCGAAAAATTCGCCGAATACGCCGAGAAAGTGTACGCTGAGTTTGAGGATAACGATGTGACCGGTTACGTGGATCACCGAGACGAGAAGATCGGAAGAAAGATCCGTGACGCCGAAGTTAAGCGTATTCCTTATATGCTGATCGCCGGGGAGAAGGAAGCCGAAGCCGGCAAGGTTTCGATCCGTAAACAAGGCGAGGGCGACTTGGGAACCTTCACTGTTGAGGAAGCGGTGGAATTCTTCAGAAAAGAAAAGCGTAAGAGTCTAGGACATTGA